The DNA window AATGTAGCGGAAGTCCCGATAGGTGACATTCAAAGCAGCCAGCCAAAGCCCCACTCCAATCGCCAGCCCGAGTGCCATCAACAAAAAGCCAGGAATAAAGACCACCCTCCAGCTCGGCATCCATTGAAACCACACCATCAGCAGCACCAGAAACATGGCAGCGATCAAAAAGTCCACCAACGCGGTAATCACTGAAGCCGCAGGAATGATGAGTCGCGGGAAGTAAATTTTGCTCACCAGATTGGCATTGCCAACCAAACTTCCGCTCGCCTCGCTCATCGCGCGGGAGAAGAACTGCCAGGGCAGCAAGGCCGCAAAAACAAAAAGTGGGTAAGGAACGCCATGAGATGGCATGTTTCCCAGCTTGCCAAACACCACGGAAAAAATGATCATGGTAAGCAGTGGTTGAATTAATGCCCACGCAATTCCAACCACCGTTTGCTTATAACGCACCAAAATGTCCCGCCAAGCCAGGAAATAGAACAATTCACGAAACCGCCACAAATCTCCCCAATAATGACGCTCCACCTTCCCTGCTTGTATATCGAGATCGAAATCGATGGTGACATTGGAAGGTTCACTCATAAATCTTCTAATTCTATAAATATCA is part of the Phragmitibacter flavus genome and encodes:
- a CDS encoding ABC transporter permease; amino-acid sequence: MSEPSNVTIDFDLDIQAGKVERHYWGDLWRFRELFYFLAWRDILVRYKQTVVGIAWALIQPLLTMIIFSVVFGKLGNMPSHGVPYPLFVFAALLPWQFFSRAMSEASGSLVGNANLVSKIYFPRLIIPAASVITALVDFLIAAMFLVLLMVWFQWMPSWRVVFIPGFLLMALGLAIGVGLWLAALNVTYRDFRYIVPFIVQFGLYVSPVGMSSSVVPDEWRLVYSINPMVGVIDGFRWAILGGGNHLHLPGLLLSGGLVVVILITGLRYFRATERRFADVI